A part of Rhodamnia argentea isolate NSW1041297 chromosome 8, ASM2092103v1, whole genome shotgun sequence genomic DNA contains:
- the LOC115738234 gene encoding uncharacterized protein LOC115738234, producing MGDPSELPKRGVDYKASALVYKNRKKRVCGFCRFLVGLMKRLDWLNSSRSSAFLVCGRTAATVTDTVGLSLRYASPFGNILRTLGVRCGKSAELSRQESPVRVLTYRHPKVRYS from the exons ATGGGAGATCCTTCGGAGTTACCGAAGAGAGGGGTTGATTACAAAGCGTCTGCCTTGGTTTataaaaaccgaaaaaaaagagtttgtgGGTTCTGTCGTTTTCTGGTTGGACTGATGAAGCGTCTCGACTGGTTAAATTCGAGCAGGAGTTCAGCATTTCTGGTGTGTGGAAGAACGGCCGCTACTGTTACTGACACTGTGGGTTTATCTCTTCGCTATGCCTCTCCATTTGGCAACATATTGCGCACTCTTGG GGTGAGGTGCGGAAAGAGCGCCGAGTTGTCACGGCAGGAGTCTCCAGTGCGAGTTTTGACCTATCGTCATCCTAAGGTTCGATACAGCTGA